The DNA sequence tatagtgaaaaataaattgacaATATTTGGCTATATGTATCAATGTCCATAACTTCTGACCTAAGTAATCATATTTCTATAACTGTATCCACAGAAAATAATCACATAATTGTGAAAAGTAGCATctatcataattttaaataaatttagtatataaTAGCAAAAAATCTAAATATCCAAAAGCATggcattatttaaataaatacttatcAAGACATTATAGTTGAATATATCTAGTCACTTAAAAAGACTATTATGGTCtatttttgctcatttatttatttttaagagagaagaaaaagttatAACCTTCATAaactataaattataatataaccAAACCTTTATAAAGGGATAATGTGTTCATACATGTAAAAGAATTAGGTCTAATTTCCACACTCCTgttaaattcatttctttaataaatatttgttgaacaactTCTCTGTGCTAGGCGATGAGAAAGCTAATGAACAAATGTCTGCTTTCATGGAAGCTATCTACTCTAGCGGGAAAGTTAGGCAATACAACACGGTATGTTAATGGAAATAAGTGCTAGGACAAAAATAATGGTGGACAAGAAAATATGGAGTTTTGTGGGCAAAAAGGTGATCATGGAAGGCATCACATGGAAGGTAATATTTGAAAAGTCTGAAGAAAGTTAGGGAGTGAGTCAGGCCAATATTTCAGAGCAGCACATGCCATTGTGAGGGAAATGCAAGTGAAAGGTGCAGAGGAAGGTGCAGCCTGGCATGTTCAAGGACCTGGAGGCCAATGAGGCTGGCCAGAGTGAGAAAGATATGATGTAACAGAAGAGTTCAGGGAGGGCCTTAGAAGCGCCTATACTCAGCGTTAGATGGAAggcttgaagagtttgagaagataGTGGTATGATCCGACTTATGCTTTAACCAAATCATTCTGGCTGTTCAGctgataacagaataaaatggcagaagatcAGAAGAATGGAGGCCAGTAAAGAAGCAACAGTGATAAACACAGGCAAGAGACAACAGCAGTTTGGGCCTAGGTGGTAGCACTGAAGATGGGAGGTATGATCTCATCTGGCAATTTAGTGATGGTAGAATTAGCCCAGATTTTATAGCAGACTGGATGTGGAATATGAGAGAGAATATAATGTTATGTTTTCACTGCATAATATTATGACTTCATGGTTTTAGCTCAGAGATGGCAAAGATGGAATTGGAATTAATAGATATCAGGGTGCAGAGTAGGAAAAAGGATGTGGTGAGGACCAGGAGTCAGTATGGGATGTGTTGTGCTTGAAGTGATATTAGAACATGAAAGTGGAGCCATGGCAGTTGCATAAGTTACTGGGTTTTCAAAACATGGAAATATAAGGGAAAGATATACATATAGAGGTTATCAACATAAAGTTGGTAGTTAGAAGTTAAGAAAGCTAGGAATTTGAGAGGAACCCTCACAGCAGAATGAGGGAACAGCTTGTTAGGTAGGAAGGAGACTAGGAAGATGGTGAGTCCTGGAAGGCAGGTTGAAAGAAGAGGGAGTGATCCACTGTGTCAGACATCCTCACAGATCAAACACAATGAGAGCTAAGTCAGTCATTGGAGATTATTGTTAATTGTGACAAGAGTGGTTTTACTGTGTGATTAGAAGAATTGGAGAGGAAAGAAATCAGAGACAGAAGAGCATAAACAATCCATTTTAAGAAGCTTTTgctataaagagaaagagaaattaggTAGCATGTGGAGGGAAAGGGGGGACAAAAGCAGTTTCattaataatgaaagaaatatgaTTATATTCTAAGGAGAATGTTCCAATAGGGAGGAAAAAGTTAATGATGAAAACCAAACAAGGGCAGAATTTTCAGAGTAATTGCCTTCTTTAGGAAAGAGGGATTGGAATCTGGTCCATGGTGGAGAGGCTGACTTGTAGGAGCAGTATCAGGTCACTGAATCTCGGGAGATATAAAAGAGCATGTAGTCAGAGAGATAGATGGATGCAAGTAGATATTCTGGTAAAAGCTTGAGAAATTCTCTTCTGGTTTTCTTAGTGAAATAGGGAACAAGGTGTTGAGCTACAAATGAGGATGAGGAAGGAGGTATTTGAGGAAAGAGACTACTTTTCTATATCTGAATATGTTTATGATGCacatgatttattttataaacatcttaatatttattttaaaaataaaatgcaaaaaattaatCCTAGACCCTCCTTCAGTTTGGATTACAGATATGTTTAGATGCTGCCCATTTAAGCAAGTCTTGAATTTGGCCATTAATTCCCTGGGGGAGGAGCAATAGCATGGGGGACTTCTGCTGTACTAGGGGAGAGCTGATAGTTGAAGAGTGGCTCTGCATCCCTGTTCCAATCCTAGCTCCTGGATAAAGTGGTGGTGGCTTTCAGACTTCAGATGTCAAGGACTGACACCAAGGAGCTCCCTTAATAGCTTGGGTCTCCTGTATTGTGTATGAGTCATCTCTGAACATCCTGCCTCAAACCTGCTCTTCTAGGCTATTCTACCATTTATAAGCACCTAATTCCCTATACTAATTCATGTTATAGTTAAAATAATGAGGGTTGTGTTAATCCATcggagatgaaataaaatatatagccaGGACTCAAAAACATCTAGGGATAATCATGAAACTTTGGGGGGGTGGAAGTGACACTTTTTCATGAccctttctaataaaaataacaaacttCCTCTTTGTTTCCCTTGTCCTAATTGTGGAAACAAAACTGGcagtttaatttatttcaaagttCTCCTACAAGTATATTTGCCACAAGGTTATTTTATGACTCATTCACCAATTCACAGAATCCTGAGGATACCACCCTAAGTTATGAATGAAACTAGAGCATAGGAAACAGTCTGTAGTTTAAAGCCTTAGAATGACTTCTCattgcaaataaaattcaaaattcttttaCTCATTTGCTATACCATGTAAATTTGGGACACTTCCAGAATCTCCACCTTTAACTTTATCATTTTCTTAATCACTTGCTATTCTCAGTCAAACTGGACTTCATTATCTTCCTCATTGCACCAAGTTCATAACCATCTTTGGGTTTTGGCAGCATCTGTTCCCTCTGATGAAAATGCCCTGTCCCTAAATGTTTGCATGGGTAGCTACTTCAGTTTATTTAGATGTTAGCCAAAATATCACCTCCTTAAAAAGCTCATCCTGATGACTAAAAGTAAATTGGTCATACAATCACTTCATAGTCACAGCATTTCACTTTTGCTTTTTAgcttcttccaaaaaaaaaaaccttttcttgAAAATATGGTGTTTATTTCTTGTCTTAATGTCTGTTTATTCCTATTATTCTACCTCTAGGAAGGTAGTGATTTTAACTGCTATACTGGTAACTCTTTCTGCATTCGGGAAAATTATTTCAGATGAATTCCCCcagttttgattttcttattctttatgcCACTCATCAAATTATGTGCTAATTAAGCAATCATCTCATGGATGTTTTCACTTCCTGGTTACGAAGGGTATAAATTACAGGATTCAACAAAGGAAAGATCACCATGTGGAAAAGGAAACCACCTTGTCAGCTGGTAAAGCCCTGAAGGGGCGAGTGTAGATGAAGATGCCAGGCCCAAACATGAGAAATATAATAATGATATGTGTGGTGCATGTGGATATGACCTTGTTCTTCCCTTTAGAGGAGGACCCATGTACATGGCAGAGGATGGCCGCATAGGAGGCCAGGAGCCCCAGGAAGCACAGCAGTGTCATCAGGCCACTGTTGAAGACCATCAGAAGCTCCACAGCAAAGGTGTCTGTGCAGGCCAGCTTGATGACCCGGGGGACATCACAGAAGAAGTTATCCAGCTGGTTTGGGCCACAGAAGGGTAAGCAGAGGATGAGGGCCACCTGGATTATAGAATGAACAAAGCCCCCAAACCACAGAGCCAACGACAATCCATAGCAGACTCTGGGATTCATGACAGTTGAATAGTGTAAGGGCCGACAGATGGCAATGTAGCAGTCAAAGGCCATCACCACAAGAAGTAACCCCTCCCCACTTCCAAGGAAGTGCAAGAAAAAGAGCTGAGTGATGCAGCCTCTGTAGATCACCTTCTTCTCAGAAAGGAAGTCCACCAGCATCCTGGAAGCCACAATGAAGGAGTAAGAGGCATCCAAGAAGGCCAAGTTGCCCAGGAAGAAGTAGAGAGGGGCCGTGAGGCCAGGATCGGACCTGATGGTGAGGATGATGAGGAAATTTCCAGGGAGGATGATGAggtagaaaactaaaaatagcaCAAAAACCAGAAACTGAACATCTCGAGACTCAATCAGACCAAGAAGGATGAATTCTGTCACCTATGTGCTGTTCtccctttccatttctttgacCTACATAATATCAAGAAGCAGAAGTTATTTAGTTTTTCAACTTCTTTCATCTAGACTATAGTTCTTTGCCAGCTAAACATCACTGATATCATCACTTCTGATAAACAGAATACATGTCTTCAACTTCTCCAATGTCAGGGTAAACCCCTTTTCCCCTCATACCTccagattgaaaatgaaataaaaaaaatacaagggaaAACAACTGATTTCAAAGCCAAGCTCTTCTCCCCACTCAGCCATGAGCTTATATAAGTCTGCATTTTACCCTAGAATCTGGGATCCTCTATATTGGGATTTTCAACTTCTTGAATTATATTTGAAGTTTCCTGATTGAAACATAACTA is a window from the Tamandua tetradactyla isolate mTamTet1 chromosome 14, mTamTet1.pri, whole genome shotgun sequence genome containing:
- the LOC143655000 gene encoding LOW QUALITY PROTEIN: olfactory receptor 4N2-like (The sequence of the model RefSeq protein was modified relative to this genomic sequence to represent the inferred CDS: inserted 1 base in 1 codon; substituted 1 base at 1 genomic stop codon), producing MERENSTXVTEFILLGLIESRDVQFLVFVLFLVFYLIILPGNFLIILTIRSDPGLTAPLYFFLGNLAFLDASYSFIVASRMLVDFLSEKKVIYRGCITQLFFLHFLGSGEGLLLVVMAFDCYIAICRPLHYSTVMNPRVCYGLSLALWFGGFVHSIIQVALILCLPFCGPNQLDNFFCDVPRVIKLACTDTFAVELLMVFNSGLMTLLCFLGLLASYAAILCHVHGSSSKGKNKVISTCTTHIIIIFLMFGPGIFIYTRPFRALPADKVVSXFHMVIFPLLNPVIYTLRNQEVKTSMR